Proteins encoded by one window of Nitrospira sp. CR1.1:
- a CDS encoding redoxin domain-containing protein: MGLRLGDDAPNFTADTTDGTIHFHEWLGNGWGILFSHPKDYTPVCTTELGYMARIKGEFDKRGVKILAISVDPLDSHRGWMKDINETQNCTVTYPIIADPEKKVANLYDMIHPNSLDSMTVRSVFVIGPDKKIKLMLTYPASCGRNFDELLRVVDSLQLTAKYKVATPVNWKDGQDCIITPAVNDAEAKTLFPKGFKSVKPYLRLTPQPNK; the protein is encoded by the coding sequence ATGGGATTACGATTGGGCGACGATGCCCCCAACTTTACAGCGGACACGACCGACGGGACGATTCATTTCCATGAGTGGCTGGGGAACGGGTGGGGGATTTTATTTTCACACCCTAAGGACTACACCCCGGTGTGCACGACGGAATTGGGCTACATGGCCAGAATCAAGGGCGAATTCGACAAGCGCGGCGTGAAAATTCTGGCCATCAGTGTAGATCCGCTGGATTCTCATCGTGGCTGGATGAAGGACATCAATGAGACGCAGAACTGCACGGTGACCTACCCGATCATCGCGGACCCCGAGAAGAAGGTCGCCAACTTGTACGATATGATCCATCCGAACTCGCTGGACAGCATGACAGTGCGATCGGTGTTTGTGATCGGACCTGACAAAAAGATCAAGTTGATGCTCACCTATCCGGCGTCTTGCGGGAGAAATTTCGACGAACTGCTGCGGGTGGTGGATTCTCTGCAATTGACCGCCAAGTATAAAGTAGCGACCCCGGTGAATTGGAAGGATGGTCAGGATTGCATCATCACCCCGGCGGTGAACGATGCCGAAGCCAAAACCTTGTTCCCGAAGGGGTTTAAGTCAGTGAAGCCGTACCTGCGCCTGACACCGCAACCCAATAAGTAG